A genomic region of Planococcus kocurii contains the following coding sequences:
- a CDS encoding glutathione ABC transporter substrate-binding protein has protein sequence MALAGCSTGEKAASTENGEVKAAGSEDTLIIARLSDAESLDQQFMSTINAASVTHGKIYEGLVGRDRNAELQPLLAESWEQLDDKTWEFKLRQDVKFHDGTDFTAEAVKATFDRLLDPEVGSPRAGVLSMVEEVKIIDDYTVQFLLSEPYSPLLSILASHEGGIISPKAIEEFGGEDIQEPSGTGPFVFESWTPGQVIILNRNEDYWGTLAKVGRVEFKVVPEETTRTAMVETGEAHIAEPLSIAQFDGVNASQNSKVYQSEGFGTEYITFNVEKEPFNDVRVRKAVSHAIEMDAIRKGVYNNVGGEANSLLGPKVFGYHEGLETYEYNLSEAKRLLAEAGYADGLEIKLSTMDNKERISLAEVVQSQLKGIGIKVTIEVMEYGTFVESTHSGDTEMFIISWRNATGDADYNQYNLMHSSSIGASGNTSFYSNSEVDGLIEEARKEADSEKRIELYAKAQEIEMEEAVYIPIRVIENVAAMSKDVSGFEISPSGYLEINNVSIK, from the coding sequence ATGGCTCTGGCAGGCTGCTCTACCGGAGAAAAAGCCGCATCAACAGAAAATGGCGAAGTAAAAGCTGCCGGTTCTGAAGATACGTTAATTATCGCAAGACTTTCAGATGCTGAAAGTTTGGATCAGCAATTTATGTCAACTATCAATGCAGCGAGTGTCACTCATGGAAAAATTTATGAAGGCTTAGTTGGTCGCGATCGAAACGCAGAACTGCAACCATTGTTAGCAGAGAGCTGGGAACAGCTTGACGATAAAACATGGGAATTCAAGCTTCGTCAAGATGTTAAATTCCATGACGGAACGGACTTTACAGCAGAAGCTGTAAAAGCAACATTTGATCGATTATTGGATCCAGAAGTGGGTTCTCCTCGAGCAGGAGTATTGTCGATGGTAGAAGAAGTAAAAATCATTGATGATTATACGGTTCAGTTTTTATTGTCGGAGCCTTACTCTCCACTTCTTTCAATTTTAGCAAGTCATGAAGGTGGCATCATCAGCCCGAAGGCAATTGAAGAGTTTGGCGGAGAAGATATTCAAGAACCAAGTGGCACAGGACCATTTGTCTTTGAATCATGGACACCTGGACAAGTGATTATCTTAAATCGAAACGAAGACTATTGGGGCACACTAGCCAAAGTAGGAAGAGTCGAATTTAAAGTTGTACCAGAAGAAACGACGCGTACAGCAATGGTTGAAACAGGAGAAGCTCATATTGCTGAACCTTTGTCTATCGCCCAGTTTGATGGGGTCAATGCTTCTCAAAATTCCAAAGTTTATCAAAGTGAAGGGTTTGGAACGGAATACATTACGTTTAACGTTGAAAAAGAACCTTTTAATGACGTTAGAGTAAGAAAAGCAGTTTCACACGCGATCGAAATGGATGCAATCCGAAAAGGCGTTTACAATAATGTCGGTGGGGAAGCAAATTCATTATTAGGACCTAAAGTGTTTGGTTATCACGAAGGACTAGAAACTTATGAATACAATCTTTCTGAAGCCAAAAGATTACTGGCTGAAGCCGGTTATGCTGATGGCCTCGAAATTAAGTTGTCGACAATGGACAATAAAGAAAGAATTAGTTTAGCGGAAGTAGTTCAATCACAACTAAAGGGAATTGGTATTAAAGTAACAATTGAAGTGATGGAATACGGAACTTTTGTTGAATCGACTCATTCTGGCGACACGGAAATGTTTATCATTAGCTGGAGAAATGCCACAGGAGATGCAGATTATAACCAGTATAATTTGATGCATTCAAGCTCAATAGGGGCTAGTGGCAATACATCATTTTATAGTAATTCTGAAGTGGATGGATTGATTGAAGAAGCACGAAAAGAAGCAGATTCTGAAAAACGGATTGAACTATACGCAAAAGCACAAGAAATTGAAATGGAAGAAGCAGTGTACATTCCCATACGCGTAATCGAGAATGTCGCAGCAATGTCCAAAGATGTTAGCGGTTTTGAAATTAGTCCATCTGGGTATTTGGAAATCAATAACGTATCGATAAAGTAA
- a CDS encoding amidohydrolase yields MYILKNVLLETGYVKENGQVRATETKLFHLKIAEGQIAEIIDSEQALPKDVKTMDGKGLLVLPAFKEKHVHLDKTYMGEPWRACLPASSVIERSTIEKNILASIETNTVDRAKNLLDVLLSHGSTAVRTHVDIYPEVGLENLSGVQTALADYEQKVDSEIVAFAQHGLLYGNTVGLMREAVRNGAGLVGSVDPATVDLNIEASLVQLMDIAVEGNVGIDLHLHDPGHLGTFTMKRLAALTIEAGWQGRVAISHAFGLGDVTPLEARAVAESLKEAGVSIISSVPIGRNIPPVSLLAEVGVTVSLGNDNIYDSWWPTGNGDVLERLGRLVEINRWTDELSLSQALRFITDGITPLTANGEQVWPVEGDVASFVLVGAKCAAETVARRAQRTAVFHKGSLVAGQLN; encoded by the coding sequence ATGTACATATTGAAGAACGTCTTACTCGAAACAGGGTATGTGAAAGAAAATGGGCAAGTAAGGGCTACTGAGACAAAGTTATTTCATTTGAAAATTGCAGAAGGCCAAATTGCTGAAATAATCGACTCAGAACAAGCACTTCCAAAAGACGTGAAAACGATGGATGGTAAAGGACTGCTCGTGTTACCTGCTTTTAAAGAAAAACACGTTCACCTTGATAAAACCTATATGGGAGAACCATGGCGCGCCTGTCTACCTGCTTCTTCTGTCATTGAAAGAAGCACTATAGAAAAAAACATTCTTGCATCGATTGAAACGAACACAGTAGATAGAGCGAAAAATTTACTAGACGTGTTACTGTCACACGGTTCGACAGCCGTTAGGACGCATGTCGATATTTATCCAGAAGTTGGACTGGAGAATTTAAGTGGGGTTCAGACTGCATTAGCTGATTATGAGCAGAAAGTCGATTCGGAAATTGTCGCTTTTGCTCAGCACGGCTTACTTTATGGCAATACAGTTGGGTTAATGAGAGAAGCTGTGCGTAACGGTGCGGGATTAGTGGGATCAGTCGACCCGGCAACAGTTGATTTGAATATCGAAGCGTCTCTCGTTCAATTAATGGATATCGCAGTTGAGGGAAACGTCGGAATTGATTTGCATCTGCATGACCCAGGTCATTTAGGGACGTTTACTATGAAGCGCTTGGCTGCCTTAACGATAGAAGCGGGCTGGCAAGGAAGAGTAGCAATCAGCCACGCCTTCGGACTCGGTGATGTAACCCCTTTAGAAGCAAGAGCAGTAGCAGAGTCTTTAAAAGAAGCAGGAGTATCGATTATTTCGAGTGTACCTATTGGAAGGAACATCCCGCCAGTTAGTTTACTAGCCGAAGTTGGAGTGACTGTTTCACTTGGAAACGATAATATTTATGACTCATGGTGGCCTACAGGAAACGGAGATGTCTTAGAAAGACTCGGAAGGTTGGTAGAAATCAATCGTTGGACAGACGAGTTATCGCTGTCTCAGGCGTTGCGTTTCATAACCGATGGCATTACCCCTCTGACAGCGAACGGGGAGCAGGTGTGGCCAGTAGAAGGTGACGTGGCTAGCTTTGTCTTAGTGGGTGCTAAATGTGCTGCAGAGACTGTAGCAAGACGAGCACAACGCACAGCTGTTTTTCATAAAGGATCACTCGTAGCGGGACAATTAAATTAA